A stretch of Petroclostridium xylanilyticum DNA encodes these proteins:
- a CDS encoding transposase, whose translation MFDYSKTAYDLKRSICNFCSRLAQGLPVPFKKFLSCMVFGILASKTVILAEISRSLNEDIKLKKTIERLSRNLEKFSYTDDVLKNLSSEVKRYIHHDTPIIIDLSDIVKKYGVVFENMGKIRDGSTKETNMDGYYLLEALIYNHGDKLLVPIYSDLFSPSEPGFKSENEEIIKCLDKLRSLYGTKGIYTMDRGMDNVLFFNYFENNSQKFVIRLKKNRNVIFKGKEINIVDLVKKYKGKYSTIIKKKNGKQRKIQFGFLPIELPEITGKVFNLVFVRGYARKGLMLLTNLDIKDGKDCLRPILCYISRWNVEEFIRFKKNQYKLEDVRVQSYQRLKNINFLLTMAMSYISLTSKSISSRKMIFILQEISKRVHGIPPFPYYSTADGIYEVLKKHKTGIAEFLNYTKKKPKSQQLSLFELRYCKSLLVS comes from the coding sequence ATGTTTGATTATAGCAAAACAGCATATGATTTGAAAAGAAGTATTTGTAATTTTTGTTCCAGATTGGCTCAGGGTCTCCCTGTTCCCTTTAAGAAATTCTTATCCTGCATGGTCTTTGGCATACTCGCATCCAAGACAGTAATACTGGCTGAAATATCCCGTTCTTTAAATGAGGATATAAAGTTAAAAAAGACTATAGAACGCCTTTCCCGTAACCTTGAAAAATTCTCCTATACTGATGATGTACTTAAGAACCTCTCTTCTGAAGTTAAAAGGTATATTCACCATGATACGCCTATCATTATCGACTTAAGTGATATTGTTAAAAAGTACGGCGTAGTCTTTGAAAATATGGGCAAGATCAGGGATGGAAGCACAAAAGAAACCAATATGGACGGGTACTATCTACTTGAAGCACTTATATATAACCACGGAGACAAGCTTCTTGTCCCAATATATTCAGATTTATTCTCTCCAAGTGAACCGGGATTTAAAAGTGAAAATGAAGAAATCATAAAGTGTTTGGACAAGCTCAGAAGCTTATACGGGACCAAGGGCATTTACACCATGGATAGAGGTATGGACAATGTACTGTTCTTTAATTATTTTGAAAACAACTCTCAAAAGTTTGTCATAAGGCTTAAGAAAAACCGCAATGTCATTTTCAAAGGTAAGGAAATAAATATTGTCGACCTTGTTAAAAAATATAAGGGTAAATATTCAACAATCATAAAGAAAAAGAACGGTAAGCAAAGAAAAATTCAGTTCGGTTTTCTGCCTATAGAGTTGCCTGAGATTACTGGCAAAGTATTTAACCTTGTCTTTGTAAGAGGGTATGCCAGAAAAGGGCTTATGCTTTTAACTAACCTTGATATAAAAGATGGTAAAGACTGTTTAAGACCTATACTTTGCTACATATCCAGATGGAATGTAGAAGAGTTCATAAGATTTAAGAAAAATCAATACAAGCTTGAAGATGTAAGAGTCCAGTCCTATCAAAGGCTTAAAAACATAAACTTTTTATTAACCATGGCAATGAGCTATATTTCTCTTACTTCAAAATCCATAAGTAGCAGGAAGATGATTTTTATTTTGCAGGAGATATCCAAAAGAGTACATGGCATACCACCTTTCCCTTACTACAGTACCGCGGATGGAATTTATGAAGTGCTTAAGAAACACAAAACTGGTATTGCTGAATTTTTGAACTATACAAAAAAGAAGCCCAAATCGCAGCAGCTGAGTCTCTTCGAACTCAGATACTGCAAGAGCTTGCTGGTTTCTTAA
- a CDS encoding M42 family metallopeptidase: MNTRDLLTILSNSTGISGHEYFFSSKIKEVFENYCQSVYQDAAGNVIGVRKARKENPYKIMLAAHMDEIGLMVKNIDEKGFIYFTNIGGVDPRILLAQEVIVHGKEDLFGVIGAKPPHLQSAEEVTKAVKMEDMVIDVGLPAEKVKELVNIGDPITFHSSSSFLLNRYICGKSLDDRAGIIVITECLKELKRSELDVEVYAVATVQEEVGLRGAIVSSYHINPDIGIAIDVCHGETPDASKEETYSTGKGPVITIGPNIHPKLSKKIMDIAKEYNIPFQMDVEPGNTGTDAWAIQVTRSGIPTLLISIPLRYMHTTVETLNFNDITNAGKLLAFFIKKLEGELEVDNS; this comes from the coding sequence ATGAATACGCGTGATTTATTAACAATTTTAAGTAATTCAACCGGAATATCAGGGCATGAATACTTTTTTTCATCAAAAATAAAAGAAGTTTTTGAGAATTACTGCCAATCCGTCTATCAGGATGCTGCAGGAAACGTTATTGGTGTAAGAAAAGCCAGGAAAGAAAACCCATATAAAATCATGCTGGCTGCCCATATGGATGAAATCGGATTAATGGTTAAGAATATTGACGAAAAAGGATTTATATACTTTACTAATATAGGCGGGGTGGATCCGAGGATTCTGCTTGCACAGGAGGTTATTGTACATGGCAAGGAAGATTTATTTGGTGTAATTGGTGCAAAACCTCCTCACCTTCAATCGGCCGAAGAAGTTACCAAAGCGGTCAAAATGGAAGACATGGTGATAGATGTAGGATTACCGGCGGAAAAAGTCAAAGAACTGGTGAATATTGGTGATCCTATAACCTTTCATTCTTCATCAAGTTTTCTTTTGAATCGTTACATATGTGGAAAATCCCTGGATGACAGGGCAGGAATTATAGTAATTACCGAATGTTTGAAAGAATTAAAAAGGTCGGAGCTTGATGTGGAGGTATACGCTGTTGCAACAGTCCAGGAAGAGGTCGGACTGAGAGGTGCGATAGTCAGTTCATATCACATTAATCCTGACATAGGGATAGCCATTGATGTCTGTCATGGTGAAACTCCCGATGCTTCAAAGGAAGAAACCTATTCAACGGGTAAAGGACCGGTTATTACAATAGGCCCTAATATCCACCCCAAGTTATCCAAAAAAATAATGGATATAGCAAAGGAATATAATATTCCCTTTCAAATGGATGTAGAACCGGGGAATACCGGCACAGATGCATGGGCTATCCAGGTAACCCGTTCGGGAATTCCTACACTTTTGATATCTATCCCGCTACGGTATATGCACACTACGGTTGAAACCTTGAATTTCAATGACATCACCAACGCTGGTAAACTTTTAGCGTTCTTCATCAAAAAGTTGGAAGGAGAGTTGGAGGTTGACAACAGTTAA
- a CDS encoding IS607 family transposase, whose translation MKYYTIHEFSKLVGKTPQTLRNWDKKGLLIPHHTGANGYRYYSHDQLKQVLNIKEDKKSKVIIGYCRVSSYKQKDDLQRQVENMKLYLDKQNKNYEIIEDIGSGINYTKKGLRTLLRKIVNNEVEKVVVLYKDRLLRFGFELVEYISNLYGCEIEVIDSTEKTEQQELVEDLVQIITVFSCKLQGKRANKARKMIEELTEDDKDN comes from the coding sequence GTGAAGTATTATACTATACATGAGTTTTCTAAATTAGTTGGAAAAACTCCTCAAACATTAAGAAACTGGGACAAAAAAGGATTACTTATTCCACATCATACAGGTGCTAATGGATATAGATATTATTCGCATGACCAATTAAAACAAGTATTAAATATTAAAGAAGATAAAAAATCAAAAGTTATTATAGGATATTGCCGAGTATCTTCGTATAAACAAAAAGACGATTTACAACGACAAGTTGAAAACATGAAATTATATTTAGACAAACAAAATAAAAATTATGAAATAATTGAAGATATAGGCAGTGGGATTAATTATACTAAAAAAGGATTAAGAACATTATTAAGAAAAATAGTCAACAATGAAGTTGAAAAAGTCGTTGTTCTTTATAAAGATAGATTGTTAAGATTTGGTTTTGAATTGGTGGAATATATATCTAATCTGTATGGATGTGAAATTGAAGTAATAGATAGTACAGAAAAAACTGAACAACAAGAACTTGTTGAAGATTTAGTGCAAATAATAACTGTATTTTCTTGTAAACTTCAAGGTAAAAGAGCAAACAAAGCACGTAAAATGATTGAGGAGTTGACCGAAGATGATAAAGACAATTAG